A region from the Streptomyces tsukubensis genome encodes:
- a CDS encoding lysine N(6)-hydroxylase/L-ornithine N(5)-oxygenase family protein codes for MAHEPIRSGPAHYRCLGVGAGPANLSLASLLHGRPEVNHLFVDRKERFTWHDGQQLPGNTLQVSLFKDLVTLADPGNPYSFLSYLHEHGRLYHFLNAQFDAVPRSEFRNYLEWASRVNGNVVFGESVQEVSFDGVFTVVTDRRTVTADNVVVGVGSRAWVPPRARGTLGPTHFHVSDYATAGRDLSGRRIVVIGGGQSGAEVFLDLVSRPAGELPRRVSWISRRDNYFPIDDSPFTNDYYMPSYADYFYGLDRETRHAFNERHVLTSDGISESTLRDVYQRVYLHRFVEGNVDLVGLHPGREVLDVAPGVYGGWQVSARHNDHPDSTELFEADVVIWATGFRPTPMDFLAPVADRLEHDGDELRIDEDYAVYWDGPEDRRIFVQNAARGQRGLADPNLSLNAWRSRRIADRLSKVAGNEQMPSFIEWASKPGPRAGGAS; via the coding sequence ATGGCGCATGAGCCCATACGCTCCGGTCCGGCCCACTACCGCTGCCTGGGAGTGGGCGCCGGGCCGGCCAATCTGAGTCTGGCGTCGCTGCTGCACGGACGCCCGGAGGTGAACCACCTCTTCGTCGACCGCAAGGAGCGGTTCACCTGGCACGACGGGCAGCAGCTGCCCGGGAACACCCTCCAGGTCTCCCTCTTCAAGGACCTGGTGACCCTGGCCGACCCGGGGAACCCGTACTCGTTCCTTTCGTACCTCCACGAGCACGGCAGGCTGTACCACTTCCTCAACGCGCAGTTCGACGCCGTCCCGCGCTCCGAGTTCCGCAACTATCTGGAGTGGGCGAGCCGGGTCAACGGCAACGTCGTGTTCGGGGAGTCCGTCCAGGAGGTGTCCTTCGACGGGGTGTTCACGGTCGTCACGGACCGGCGGACGGTCACCGCGGACAATGTCGTCGTCGGGGTCGGCAGCCGGGCGTGGGTGCCGCCCCGGGCCCGTGGCACGCTGGGCCCCACCCACTTCCACGTCAGCGACTACGCGACGGCAGGCCGCGATCTGTCCGGCCGCCGGATCGTGGTGATCGGCGGCGGCCAGTCGGGGGCGGAAGTCTTCCTGGACCTGGTCTCCCGCCCCGCCGGTGAGCTGCCGCGGCGGGTCTCGTGGATCTCCCGCCGGGACAACTACTTCCCCATCGACGATTCGCCGTTCACCAACGACTACTACATGCCGTCCTACGCCGACTACTTCTACGGTCTGGACCGGGAGACCCGGCACGCCTTCAACGAGCGGCACGTCCTCACCAGCGACGGCATTTCGGAGAGCACGCTGCGCGATGTCTACCAGCGCGTCTACCTCCACCGCTTCGTCGAGGGCAACGTCGACCTGGTCGGGCTGCACCCGGGCCGCGAGGTCCTCGACGTCGCCCCCGGCGTCTACGGGGGCTGGCAGGTGTCGGCCCGCCACAACGACCATCCGGACTCCACCGAACTGTTCGAGGCGGACGTGGTGATCTGGGCGACCGGCTTCCGGCCCACCCCGATGGACTTCCTCGCCCCGGTCGCGGACCGGCTGGAGCACGACGGCGACGAACTGCGGATCGACGAGGACTACGCGGTGTACTGGGACGGCCCCGAGGACCGGCGGATCTTCGTCCAGAACGCGGCGCGCGGCCAGCGCGGCCTCGCGGACCCCAACCTCAGCCTCAACGCCTGGCGGAGCCGGCGGATCGCGGACCGGCTGAGCAAAGTGGCGGGCAACGAGCAGATGCCGTCGTTCATCGAGTGGGCGTCGAAACCGGGCCCCCGCGCGGGAGGCGCATCGTGA
- a CDS encoding NAD(P)/FAD-dependent oxidoreductase: MAVVGAGVIGTLIARELIAAEPGTSVTVLDRELIAGGASRRSAGLHFPRGASPAVRAMAAESQRYWAELAAARPELPVHPLPMTVVASRGAEAELREAYLPEAGLRPARGLPPQLTAVPEGSACWTGEGCQYADVPALTQAVAAELRPRVRFLEGVGVTGVAPGPAGTVLTLGSGGTLTAARTVLAPGPWTAHPAWRELLAPLGIRVKKIVALHLELPPSPDDGAIVFHDEDAFLLPYRHRGHWLFSYTCREWDVDPDAVDPGVSAVHRAEAVAVLRRYAPALADRCVSGRVFCDAYNPAGGPLVRPLTGDGTLLFAGAAGGSGYRLAPAIAAETVRLLTKRPAGRPPSTADLSPNRNQGPS, from the coding sequence GTGGCCGTGGTGGGCGCCGGGGTGATCGGCACCCTGATCGCCCGGGAGCTGATCGCCGCCGAACCCGGCACCTCGGTGACCGTCCTGGACCGGGAGCTGATCGCCGGTGGCGCCTCCCGCCGCTCGGCGGGCCTCCACTTCCCGCGCGGCGCGTCCCCCGCGGTACGGGCGATGGCCGCCGAGAGCCAGCGGTACTGGGCGGAGCTGGCCGCGGCCCGGCCGGAACTGCCCGTACACCCGCTGCCGATGACGGTGGTCGCGTCCCGCGGCGCGGAGGCCGAACTGCGGGAGGCGTATCTGCCGGAGGCCGGTCTGCGGCCGGCCCGGGGACTGCCGCCGCAGCTCACCGCGGTGCCCGAGGGGTCGGCCTGCTGGACCGGGGAGGGCTGCCAGTACGCGGACGTGCCCGCGCTCACCCAGGCCGTCGCCGCCGAACTGCGGCCCCGGGTCCGGTTCCTCGAAGGGGTGGGGGTGACCGGTGTCGCCCCGGGCCCGGCGGGAACCGTACTGACCCTGGGCTCCGGCGGGACGCTGACCGCGGCCCGTACCGTGCTGGCGCCCGGCCCCTGGACGGCGCACCCCGCCTGGCGGGAGCTGCTGGCGCCGCTCGGGATCCGGGTGAAGAAGATCGTCGCCCTCCATCTCGAACTGCCGCCGTCGCCGGACGACGGCGCGATCGTCTTCCACGACGAGGACGCGTTCCTGCTGCCGTACCGGCACCGCGGGCACTGGCTGTTCAGCTACACCTGCCGGGAGTGGGACGTCGACCCGGACGCCGTGGACCCCGGGGTGTCCGCCGTCCACCGCGCCGAAGCCGTCGCGGTGCTGCGGCGGTACGCGCCCGCTCTCGCGGACCGCTGTGTGTCGGGCCGGGTGTTCTGCGACGCCTACAACCCGGCCGGAGGACCGCTGGTCCGGCCGCTGACCGGCGACGGAACGCTGCTGTTCGCGGGCGCCGCCGGGGGCTCGGGCTACCGGCTGGCCCCGGCGATCGCCGCGGAGACCGTACGCCTGCTGACGAAACGGCCCGCGGGCCGTCCCCCGAGCACCGCCGACCTCTCCCCGAACCGGAACCAGGGGCCATCATGA
- a CDS encoding class I tRNA ligase family protein encodes MIISRYDESVLHEAFGIGMSGVEGLGVGAGWGRVAPGQSSAAHQHDETEFFVIVEGRGEFTVDGRRHPAEPGVLALFEPFETHVLTNTGSTDLVFLTQYWRDARRAVVSSGDRRRTAFGDRPVFVFSTPPTPNGDLHLGHLSGPYLGADAYVRFQRMNGTDAWHLTGSDDYQSYVVDAARARGESPAETAAHYSAEIRRTLALMDIVPDQFTVTDTAPGYRDGLRDFFSRLVASGRVSVSERDALFDAVTGDYLYEVDVSGGCPGCGAGTGGNICEECGEPNTVADLTAPRSALSEAEPLRRPQARWSLPLHDFGPEVAEHHRAGRVPARLRELAARLFARPSLDVPVSHPADWGVPPAEQSTGADGTDGTDGQVVWVWPEMSYGFLHGIEALGGRVGREWRAAAPDADWKIVHFFGYDNSFYHAVLYPVLYRLAHPGWRPDIDYHVNEFYLLEGAKFSTSRRHAIWGKEILTPESVDAVRYFLARTRPEEERTDFRRAAFEQTVDSTLIGGWQRWLGGLGERIAKEYGGSAPDAGTWTPEHSAFLARLGARLAAVTGALRSDGFSLNRAAAELDGIVEDTRRFSRQESPTAHDEAWRSESRTAIALELAAARLLAHTAVPVMPRFGAKLAAALGLPEPADWPTTVELVPPGAEIRLADTVFFHPATAPGEGDR; translated from the coding sequence ATGATCATCAGCCGTTATGACGAGAGTGTGCTGCACGAAGCGTTCGGCATCGGGATGAGCGGTGTCGAGGGGCTGGGGGTCGGCGCGGGCTGGGGCCGGGTGGCGCCCGGGCAGTCGTCGGCCGCCCACCAGCACGACGAGACCGAGTTCTTCGTGATCGTCGAGGGCCGGGGCGAGTTCACCGTCGACGGCCGCCGCCACCCCGCCGAACCGGGTGTCCTCGCCCTCTTCGAACCCTTCGAGACCCATGTCCTCACCAACACCGGCTCCACCGACCTGGTCTTCCTCACCCAGTACTGGCGGGACGCCCGACGGGCCGTCGTCTCCTCCGGCGACCGGCGGCGGACGGCCTTCGGGGACCGGCCGGTGTTCGTGTTCTCCACCCCGCCGACCCCCAACGGCGATCTCCATCTGGGCCATCTCTCCGGCCCCTATCTGGGCGCCGACGCCTATGTCCGCTTCCAGCGGATGAACGGCACGGACGCCTGGCATCTGACCGGCAGCGACGACTACCAGAGCTATGTGGTGGACGCGGCCCGGGCCCGCGGCGAGAGCCCGGCCGAGACCGCCGCCCACTACAGCGCCGAGATCCGCCGCACCCTCGCCCTGATGGACATCGTCCCCGACCAGTTCACGGTCACGGACACCGCGCCCGGCTACCGCGACGGGCTGCGGGACTTCTTCTCCCGGCTGGTCGCGTCGGGGCGGGTGTCCGTCTCCGAACGGGACGCCCTCTTCGACGCCGTCACCGGGGACTATCTGTACGAGGTCGACGTCAGCGGCGGCTGTCCGGGCTGCGGTGCGGGCACCGGCGGCAATATCTGCGAGGAGTGCGGCGAGCCCAACACGGTCGCGGACCTCACGGCGCCGCGCTCCGCGCTGTCGGAGGCGGAGCCGCTGCGCCGCCCGCAGGCCCGCTGGTCGCTCCCGCTGCACGATTTCGGTCCCGAGGTCGCCGAACACCATCGCGCGGGCCGGGTCCCGGCCCGGCTCCGGGAGCTGGCGGCCCGGCTGTTCGCCCGGCCGTCGCTGGACGTCCCCGTCAGCCACCCCGCCGACTGGGGCGTACCCCCGGCCGAACAAAGCACCGGTGCGGACGGCACCGACGGGACCGACGGGCAGGTCGTCTGGGTCTGGCCGGAGATGAGTTACGGATTCCTCCACGGCATCGAGGCCCTGGGCGGCCGCGTCGGCCGGGAGTGGCGGGCCGCCGCACCCGACGCCGACTGGAAGATCGTCCACTTCTTCGGCTACGACAACAGCTTCTACCACGCGGTGCTGTACCCGGTGCTCTACCGGCTCGCCCACCCCGGCTGGCGGCCCGATATCGACTACCACGTCAACGAGTTCTATCTGCTGGAGGGCGCCAAGTTCTCCACCAGCCGACGGCACGCGATCTGGGGCAAGGAGATCCTGACCCCCGAATCCGTCGACGCCGTCCGCTACTTCCTCGCCCGCACCCGGCCGGAGGAGGAGCGCACCGACTTCCGGCGCGCCGCCTTCGAGCAGACCGTCGACTCCACCCTGATCGGCGGCTGGCAGCGGTGGCTGGGCGGGCTCGGGGAGCGGATCGCGAAGGAGTACGGCGGCAGCGCACCCGACGCCGGGACCTGGACGCCGGAGCACTCCGCGTTCCTGGCCCGGCTCGGCGCCCGGCTCGCCGCCGTCACCGGCGCCCTGCGCTCCGACGGCTTCTCCCTCAACCGGGCGGCCGCCGAACTCGACGGGATCGTCGAGGACACCCGCCGCTTCTCCCGGCAGGAGTCCCCGACCGCGCACGACGAAGCGTGGCGCTCCGAGTCCCGTACCGCGATCGCCCTGGAACTGGCCGCGGCCCGGCTGCTGGCGCACACCGCGGTACCCGTCATGCCCCGCTTCGGAGCGAAACTGGCCGCGGCCCTGGGCCTGCCGGAGCCCGCCGACTGGCCCACCACCGTCGAACTCGTCCCGCCGGGCGCGGAGATCCGCCTCGCGGACACCGTGTTCTTCCACCCCGCCACGGCGCCCGGGGAGGGTGACCGATGA
- a CDS encoding AMP-binding protein, which produces MTEGTLGRIVSGPPDRGGHIAFARLTRTERLPLTELYRRSGLVARLLLDHGVRPGDRIGILAANGPEWVLLDLAALRIGAETAGFEPGKFTPGGLVARYGLRLLFTDRPEAAGVPGAVSTDEVAAAADGPGDGGPLPPVTWGPESVTTVKFTSGSTGEPKGLGATAGSVDSSLRAVQQIFHHGPGDDLFVFLPLSLLQQRYWVYSALLHGHDVTVSTYEAAFAALRRVRPTVVMGVPAFFETAKRQMENRLRRSGATGGQELRDAGRAVFGDRIRYLWTGSAPASPGVLRFLTEAGLPIYEGYGLNETCIVTKNHPGAHREGSVGQVLPGKEVLIGPDGVVSVRSDHPVNDHYAYAAPGDSEKMFRPGGVVRTGDLGRVDEDGFLWIQGRADDVIVLDNGKKVVVRPVEEALRADPAVAECVVFCPGQTELVAVVSPAAVPADRTAISAHLERTNARLAADERISRAVVADEPFSIGNGLLTSQYKPRRARILDAYRAAVHDPSEGIHAR; this is translated from the coding sequence ATGACGGAGGGAACCCTGGGGCGGATCGTCTCCGGCCCCCCGGACCGCGGCGGGCACATCGCCTTCGCCCGGCTGACCCGTACGGAACGGCTCCCCCTCACCGAGCTGTACCGCCGCTCCGGGCTGGTCGCCCGGCTCCTGCTCGACCACGGCGTACGGCCCGGCGACCGGATCGGGATCCTCGCCGCCAACGGCCCGGAGTGGGTGCTGCTCGACCTGGCGGCGCTGCGGATCGGGGCGGAGACCGCGGGCTTCGAACCCGGCAAGTTCACCCCCGGTGGACTCGTCGCACGGTACGGCCTGCGGCTGCTGTTCACCGACCGGCCCGAGGCGGCGGGCGTACCCGGGGCCGTATCGACGGACGAGGTCGCGGCCGCCGCGGACGGGCCCGGCGACGGCGGCCCGCTGCCGCCCGTCACCTGGGGGCCGGAGTCCGTCACGACCGTCAAGTTCACCTCCGGCAGCACCGGCGAGCCCAAGGGCCTCGGAGCCACCGCGGGCAGCGTCGACAGCTCCCTCCGGGCCGTACAGCAGATCTTCCACCACGGGCCCGGGGACGACCTCTTCGTCTTCCTGCCGCTCTCCCTGCTCCAGCAGCGCTACTGGGTCTACTCGGCGCTGCTGCACGGGCACGATGTCACCGTCTCCACCTACGAGGCGGCGTTCGCGGCGCTGCGCCGGGTGCGGCCCACGGTGGTGATGGGCGTGCCCGCGTTCTTCGAGACCGCGAAACGGCAGATGGAGAACCGGCTCCGGCGGTCCGGCGCCACCGGCGGACAGGAGCTGCGGGACGCGGGCCGGGCCGTGTTCGGTGACCGGATCCGCTATCTGTGGACGGGGTCGGCGCCCGCGTCCCCCGGCGTGCTGCGCTTCCTCACCGAAGCCGGACTGCCGATCTACGAGGGGTACGGGCTCAACGAGACCTGCATCGTCACCAAGAACCACCCGGGGGCCCACCGGGAGGGCAGCGTCGGGCAGGTGCTGCCCGGCAAGGAGGTGCTGATCGGGCCCGACGGCGTCGTCTCCGTCCGCAGCGACCACCCCGTCAACGACCACTACGCCTATGCCGCCCCCGGCGACTCGGAGAAGATGTTCCGCCCCGGCGGTGTCGTCCGCACCGGTGATCTGGGCCGGGTCGACGAGGACGGCTTCCTCTGGATCCAGGGCCGCGCCGACGACGTCATCGTCCTCGACAACGGGAAGAAGGTCGTGGTCCGGCCGGTGGAGGAGGCCCTGCGGGCCGATCCCGCGGTCGCCGAGTGCGTGGTGTTCTGCCCCGGACAGACCGAACTGGTCGCCGTGGTCTCCCCGGCCGCGGTCCCCGCCGACCGGACCGCGATCTCCGCCCATCTGGAGCGGACGAACGCCCGGCTCGCCGCCGACGAACGGATCAGCCGGGCGGTCGTCGCGGACGAGCCGTTCTCCATCGGCAACGGCCTGCTCACCTCGCAGTACAAACCGAGACGTGCGCGGATCCTCGACGCCTACCGCGCCGCCGTCCACGACCCCTCGGAGGGAATCCATGCCCGTTGA
- a CDS encoding GNAT family N-acetyltransferase, with protein sequence MSWAEQAPAVLENAYVRLHPVTEDDREGVRAVAMDPAIWRYFVAAVHDDNDFKVFFDTALADTAAGRRIVFVVTDKESGRIAGSMCYGNLAEADARLEIGWSWLGRDFRGKGVNRQVKCLLLEHAFERLGAERVEFKTDVLNEQARRGLVNIGATEEGVLRSFNYMPGGRRRDAVYYSILKAEWPGVKERLTAAD encoded by the coding sequence ATGAGCTGGGCGGAACAGGCGCCGGCCGTTCTGGAGAACGCGTACGTACGTCTCCACCCCGTGACCGAGGACGACCGCGAGGGCGTCCGGGCGGTCGCGATGGACCCCGCCATCTGGCGGTACTTCGTGGCCGCCGTCCACGACGACAACGATTTCAAGGTCTTCTTCGACACCGCGCTCGCCGACACCGCGGCCGGGCGCCGGATCGTGTTCGTCGTCACCGACAAGGAGTCGGGCCGGATCGCGGGCAGCATGTGCTACGGCAATCTGGCCGAGGCGGACGCCCGGCTGGAGATCGGCTGGTCGTGGCTGGGCCGCGATTTCCGCGGCAAGGGCGTCAACCGGCAGGTGAAGTGCCTGCTCCTGGAGCACGCCTTCGAGCGGCTGGGCGCGGAGCGCGTCGAGTTCAAGACCGACGTCCTCAACGAGCAGGCCCGGCGCGGGCTCGTGAACATCGGCGCGACGGAGGAGGGCGTGCTGCGGTCCTTCAACTACATGCCGGGCGGGCGGCGCCGGGACGCGGTGTACTACAGCATCCTGAAGGCGGAGTGGCCGGGCGTGAAGGAACGGCTCACCGCGGCGGACTGA
- a CDS encoding beta-carotene isomerase domain-containing protein: MFDSLLLKKFNRIRARNLGYESPLTGWDAFVDSSEYEERTFRDGEELNKVVEASYVDFMGGPRTVAAMGRFARRFPRTGTRILSLLTPHLFRWLVGPMERTGPDRMRITNCTFLTSTSPGMCHRLCKVPTEKYFTEKVFIPLTLVPDVKAATCEVTFTPYTPPERRAPEA; the protein is encoded by the coding sequence GTGTTCGACTCCCTGCTTCTGAAGAAGTTCAACAGGATCCGCGCCCGGAACCTCGGCTACGAGTCCCCGCTGACCGGCTGGGACGCCTTCGTCGACTCCTCGGAGTACGAGGAGCGGACCTTCCGCGACGGCGAGGAGCTGAACAAGGTCGTCGAGGCGTCGTACGTCGACTTCATGGGCGGGCCCCGGACGGTCGCCGCGATGGGCCGGTTCGCCCGGCGCTTCCCGCGGACCGGGACCCGGATCCTGTCGCTGCTGACGCCGCATCTGTTCCGCTGGCTGGTAGGGCCCATGGAGCGGACGGGGCCGGACCGGATGCGGATCACGAACTGCACCTTCCTGACGAGTACGTCGCCCGGAATGTGCCACCGGCTCTGCAAGGTCCCGACGGAGAAGTACTTCACCGAGAAGGTGTTCATCCCGCTGACGCTGGTGCCCGATGTGAAGGCCGCGACCTGCGAGGTCACCTTCACCCCGTACACGCCTCCGGAGCGCCGCGCTCCGGAGGCGTGA
- a CDS encoding neocarzinostatin apoprotein domain-containing protein, with the protein MTTRALSALLALLVAAAVGAAPAAAREKPAVTLSAPRAAQGAELTVSGTGWRPATLLTLLVCGQNMIGGTNSCANAAGRAVTTDARGAFSLRLAVAAPPKPCPCVVHVAAATGERATADAELAITGHPTAPLPEPAGTGRLAVLATTRLEGDSGVLVFFGAPPSRRLVFTVGNLGTTPVKDPVFDLGTSHGVYAPQWEERQWRGTIPPGGKALVELPVELSAGAHGDYEVSVRYGGKVIAGQPWAVGRPWGVTFFWVLLAVVVPAALFRTGMAVVDRFRPAAPAATSPGRHRAAASALFRRRRPAAPAADEPVPGALPWFTPDSAPSSTRPTTKGPS; encoded by the coding sequence GTGACCACGCGCGCCCTGTCGGCCCTGCTCGCCCTGCTGGTCGCCGCAGCCGTCGGCGCCGCGCCCGCCGCCGCCCGGGAGAAACCCGCGGTGACGCTCTCCGCACCCCGCGCCGCCCAAGGCGCCGAACTCACCGTCAGCGGCACCGGCTGGCGGCCCGCCACCCTGCTCACCCTGCTCGTCTGCGGCCAGAACATGATCGGCGGCACCAACTCCTGCGCCAACGCCGCGGGCCGGGCCGTCACCACCGACGCCCGCGGCGCCTTCAGCCTCCGGCTCGCCGTCGCCGCACCGCCGAAACCCTGCCCCTGCGTCGTCCACGTGGCCGCGGCCACCGGTGAACGCGCCACCGCCGACGCCGAACTGGCGATCACCGGACACCCCACCGCCCCCCTCCCGGAACCGGCCGGCACCGGGCGCCTCGCCGTCCTGGCGACCACCCGCCTCGAAGGGGACTCGGGTGTCCTGGTGTTCTTCGGCGCCCCGCCGTCGCGGCGGCTCGTCTTCACCGTCGGCAATCTAGGCACCACCCCGGTCAAGGACCCCGTCTTCGACCTCGGCACCTCCCACGGCGTCTACGCACCGCAGTGGGAAGAGCGGCAGTGGCGCGGCACGATCCCGCCCGGCGGGAAGGCACTCGTCGAACTGCCCGTCGAACTCTCCGCCGGAGCCCACGGCGACTACGAGGTCTCCGTCCGCTACGGCGGCAAGGTGATCGCCGGGCAGCCGTGGGCGGTCGGACGGCCGTGGGGCGTCACGTTCTTCTGGGTGCTGCTCGCGGTCGTCGTCCCCGCGGCCCTGTTCCGTACCGGCATGGCAGTCGTCGACCGGTTCCGCCCGGCCGCCCCCGCCGCGACCAGTCCCGGCCGCCACCGCGCCGCCGCCTCGGCCCTGTTCCGCCGCAGGCGCCCGGCCGCCCCTGCCGCCGATGAACCCGTACCCGGCGCCCTGCCGTGGTTCACCCCCGACTCCGCACCGTCCAGTACCCGACCCACGACGAAGGGACCATCGTGA
- a CDS encoding ATP-binding protein, producing the protein MRPTTVSLPYEPQSASAARRLVRDVLADWELEHLSDDAELVVTELVSNATKTGCRTSMLVSAARVDNRAGRVVRFAVRDGSRTLPVLIPRATGDSGRGLALVDHLAAFWGVDMEPHGKTIWADLRVDRT; encoded by the coding sequence GTGCGGCCCACGACGGTTTCGCTGCCGTACGAGCCGCAGTCCGCCTCGGCGGCCCGCCGACTCGTACGCGACGTACTCGCCGACTGGGAACTGGAGCACTTATCCGATGACGCCGAACTCGTCGTCACCGAACTGGTCTCCAATGCCACCAAGACCGGATGCCGCACCTCCATGCTGGTCAGCGCGGCACGGGTAGACAACCGGGCCGGCCGGGTCGTGCGGTTCGCGGTGCGGGACGGCTCCCGTACCCTGCCGGTCCTGATCCCCCGGGCAACCGGCGACTCCGGCCGGGGCCTGGCCCTGGTGGACCACCTCGCCGCGTTCTGGGGCGTCGACATGGAGCCCCACGGCAAGACGATCTGGGCCGACCTCCGGGTGGATCGGACGTGA
- a CDS encoding DEAD/DEAH box helicase family protein: protein MLLHDEDLAIGTSRSLSHERHVTPSYADYQRHLHLQMHRLTGEGRWGKAVVIGERRVMAVQDEIRRHLHPLTPLVPPGALAGLRVVALGGMSESGKSTAGEYLRNRHGYGRLKIGYLIEDAAHRAGIADPYQIPSVVRAELLVDGLDRYCAAHHFLNQVTIESLHDQDAASELRRMLGGQLNIVYLDTTPELRAERGTAGPNDVAARDVVKARRGAAQIASFAHEVIDNNGSRLQLERRLDGIALAHRRPPRKPTTVPVNALGLPVHLESYLSALLDRTTVQQPPVIDLLAVTGSGARGKYQHGWSDLDVFVIAGQDSIPALRRALAELETELGGVKLGLTVLTEDECRTGAVTSRLLHVLALIGSGALAPLWCRPGLALPVPDAATDVAAAVESGVQAAVEIRRQLLKGATDLRALFKITALLAKVMLRFEGTECASDNDALAVFLDRDPAVEAALGLEAREDRDKAVELATIVLGHWLATLALPTSRA from the coding sequence GTGCTGCTCCACGACGAGGACCTCGCAATCGGAACCTCACGCAGCCTCTCCCACGAGCGACATGTCACCCCGTCCTATGCGGACTACCAGCGGCACCTGCACTTACAGATGCACCGTCTGACCGGTGAGGGCAGGTGGGGGAAGGCGGTCGTGATCGGTGAGCGCCGGGTGATGGCCGTGCAGGACGAGATCCGCCGACACCTGCACCCGCTCACACCCCTCGTCCCGCCCGGGGCGCTGGCGGGCTTGCGGGTCGTAGCCCTTGGGGGGATGTCGGAGAGTGGCAAGAGCACGGCCGGCGAGTACCTGCGGAACCGGCACGGATACGGCCGTCTCAAGATCGGATACCTGATCGAAGATGCGGCCCACCGGGCAGGCATTGCCGACCCTTACCAGATCCCGTCCGTGGTTCGGGCCGAGCTGCTGGTCGACGGCCTCGACCGATACTGCGCGGCCCACCACTTCCTGAACCAGGTGACCATCGAATCCCTGCACGACCAGGACGCGGCCTCCGAGCTACGGCGGATGCTGGGCGGCCAACTGAACATCGTCTACCTGGACACCACCCCCGAGCTCCGGGCCGAACGCGGCACCGCCGGGCCGAACGACGTCGCGGCTCGCGACGTGGTCAAGGCCCGGCGAGGGGCGGCCCAGATCGCCTCCTTCGCGCACGAGGTCATCGACAACAATGGCAGCCGCCTGCAACTGGAACGACGACTCGACGGGATCGCGCTGGCCCACCGCCGTCCACCGCGAAAGCCGACCACCGTGCCGGTGAACGCGCTGGGCTTACCCGTGCACCTGGAGTCCTATCTGTCCGCGCTGCTGGACCGCACCACAGTCCAGCAGCCACCCGTAATCGACCTGCTCGCGGTTACCGGCAGCGGTGCGCGCGGCAAGTACCAGCACGGCTGGTCCGACCTGGACGTTTTCGTCATCGCCGGCCAGGACAGCATCCCCGCCCTCCGCCGGGCTCTGGCCGAACTGGAAACCGAACTCGGCGGGGTCAAGCTCGGTCTCACAGTGCTGACCGAGGACGAGTGCCGCACCGGCGCCGTCACCTCCCGGCTGCTGCACGTTCTCGCCTTGATCGGTTCGGGCGCTCTTGCCCCGCTGTGGTGCCGTCCCGGCCTGGCTCTCCCCGTCCCGGACGCTGCCACCGACGTCGCCGCCGCCGTCGAGTCCGGGGTGCAGGCCGCTGTCGAGATCCGCCGCCAGCTCCTCAAGGGCGCCACGGACCTGCGGGCCCTGTTCAAGATCACCGCACTGCTGGCCAAGGTGATGCTCCGTTTCGAGGGCACCGAGTGCGCCTCGGACAACGACGCCCTGGCCGTCTTCCTGGACCGCGACCCGGCCGTTGAAGCCGCCCTTGGGCTCGAAGCCCGCGAGGACCGGGACAAGGCGGTGGAGCTGGCCACCATCGTGCTCGGCCACTGGCTGGCCACCCTCGCCCTCCCCACGAGCCGCGCATGA